One genomic window of Solanum dulcamara chromosome 12, daSolDulc1.2, whole genome shotgun sequence includes the following:
- the LOC129876107 gene encoding uncharacterized protein LOC129876107: MSKAREEEGENEWFHDSLDRLLSSANTSCSSSSSPSEDEGEEDIDCISNRGFSNYAMGVSNNYDVWISEPSSIEERRLRLFRQMGLSKSVSSVHLKCQAVCAEGLPDCSSSQASSGKCSVSGTVRSKLDVDFNCYNFSSVHKSSDIPCVNSISSSSVSVNVANGGNCIVVNNDENSGQSHGDDQLHEGNGSALMIRADSRDNESCNLLPVVENGGFGDDSESNRDVEIEESVCTIKNLDNGKEFVVNEVREDGMWNKLKEVSTGKQLTMEEFDVCVGTSPIVQELMRRQNVEDGNNNNFDCNTNGIGGSGIKTKKRGSWLKSIRNVASSVKGHKERRSSDERDTSSEKGGRRSSSATDDSQDASIHGPERVRVRQYGKSSKELTGLYKSQEILAHNGSIWTIQFSLDGKYLASAGEDRVIHVREVTSSDRKGDLLLDKPEDGNLNLLLSANASPEPTTMSPNFDGHLEKKRRGRSSVSRKSMGFDHILVPETVFVLSEKPICSFEGHLDDVLDLSWSKSQQLLSSSMDKTVRLWELSSKSCLKIFSHSDYVTCIQFNPVDDRYFISGSLDSKVRIWSIPERQVVDWNDLHEMVTAACYTPDGQGALVGSYKGSCHLYNISDNKLQQKAQINLQNKKKKTHQKKITGFQFVPGSMSQVLITSADSRIRVVDDADLFHKFKGFRNTSRQISASMTADGRYVVCASEDSHVYIWKHEGDSRPSRNKGVTVTQSYEHFHSQDVSVAIPWPGMSDTRKYHTSSSGEQSGHDGLDEVSTANHPPSPVEEIGVECSPLTSGCGNSPLHGTISSATNSYFFDRITATWPEEKLLLATKYRSPRVSTDASIDFSNGLTQTKFCWGLVIVTASHRGEIRTFQNFGLPIRI, from the exons ATGAGCAAAGCAAGAGAAGAAGAAGGCGAGAACGAGTGGTTTCACGATTCTCTTGATCGTTTGCTCTCTTCTGCAAACACTTCttgttcctcttcttcttccccttCCGAAGACGAAGGAGAGGAAGATATAGATTGTATTTCAAATAGGGGTTTCTCCAATTATGCAATGGGAGTTTCGAATAACTATGATGTGTGGATCTCTGAACCTTCCTCTATTGAAGAACGCAGACTCCGGCTTTTTCGTCAAATGGGTCTCAGCAAATCGGTTTCATCAGTTCATTTGAAGTGTCAAGCTGTTTGTGCTGAAGGTTTACCTGATTGTAGTAGTTCCCAAGCTAGTAGTGGTAAGTGTAGTGTTTCTGGGACCGTTCGATCAAAATTGGATGTCGATTTCAATTGCTATAATTTTTCTTCAGTTCATAAAAGTAGTGATATTCCTTGTGTTAATTCTATTTCCTCGTCATCAGTATCTGTCAATGTAGCCAATGGTGGTAACTGTATAGTTGTAAATAATGATGAAAACTCGGGTCAAAGTCACGGTGATGATCAATTACATGAGGGAAATGGATCTGCATTGATGATTAGAGCTGATTCCAGGGACAATGAGAGTTGTAATTTGTTGCCGGTAGTGGAAAATGGTGGGTTTGGGGATGATTCGGAATCAAATAGAGATGTTGAAATTGAGGAGAGCGTGTGCACGATAAAGAATCTTGATAATGGAAAGGAGTTTGTGGTTAATGAAGTGAGGGAGGATGGGATGTGGAACAAACTTAAGGAAGTCAGTACAGGAAAGCAGTTgactatggaagaatttgatGTGTGTGTTGGAACTTCACCAATTGTTCAAGAATTGATGAGAAGACAGAACGTGGAAGATgggaataataataattttgattGTAATACGAATGGGATTGGTGGGTCTGGGATTAAGACTAAGAAGAGAGGAAGCTGGCTGAAGAGCATTAGAAATGTGGCTAGCTCGGTGAAAGGTCATAAGGAGCGGCGGAGTAGTGATGAGAGGGATACGTCTTCTGAAAAGGGTGGCCGAAGGTCAAGCTCTGCCACAGATGATAGTCAGGATGCTTCCATACATGGACCTGAAAGAGTTAGGGTGAGGCAGTATGGGAAGTCCAGCAAAGAACTTACAGGTCTTTATAAGAGCCAAGAGATACTGGCACACAATGGGTCTATTTGGACCATACAATTTAGTTTGGATGGAAAATATCTTGCCAGTGCTGGTGAGGACCGCGTCATACATGTTAGGGAGGTTACATCATCAGACAGAAAAGGTGATCTATTGCTGGATAAACCAGAAGATGGAAATTTGAATCTATTGCTTTCGGCAAATGCATCTCCAGAGCCAACTACTATGTCACCAAATTTTGATGGCCACTTggagaagaaaagaagaggaaGGTCATCTGTAAGTCGAAAATCAATGGGTTTTGACCATATTTTGGTGCCAGAGACAGTTTTTGTGCTTTCAGAAAAGCCTATCTGTTCATTTGAGGGCCATTTGGATGACGTGCTTGACCTCTCGTGGTCCAAGTCTCAG CAATTGCTCTCATCATCAATGGACAAAACAGTGCGGCTTTGGGAACTGTCTAGCAAATCTTGTTTGAAAATCTTCTCGCACAGTGACTATG TAACCTGCATCCAGTTTAACCCTGTTGATGATAGATACTTCATCAGTGGCTCCCTAGATTCTAAGGTTCGCATATGGAGCATTCCTGAGCGGCAAGTTGTTGATTGGAATGATCTGCATGAGATGGTCACTGCTGCTTGCTATACACCAGATGGTCAG gGGGCACTTGTTGGATCATACAAGGGGAGCTGTCATTTGTACAACATATCAG ATAATAAATTGCAGCAAAAAGCTCAAATAAATCTgcagaataagaagaagaagactcacCAAAAGAAAATTACTGGTTTCCAG TTTGTGCCAGGAAGTATGTCACAAGTGCTTATAACATCTGCAGACTCAAGAATTCGGGTTGTTGATGATGCTGATCTTTTTCACAAGTTCAAAG GTTTCCGCAATACGAGTAGGCAAATCTCAGCATCTATGACCGCTGATGGTAGATATGTGGTCTGTGCCAGTGAGGATTCACATGTCTATATCTGGAAACACGAAGGTGACTCTCGACCAAGCAGAAATAAAGGTGTTACTGTTACACaatcttatgagcattttcatTCTCAAGATGTTTCAGTGGCCATTCCTTGGCCTGGCATGTCAGATACTAGGAAATATCATACTTCATCTTCTGGGGAACAAAGTGGTCATGATGGTCTCGACGAGGTCTCCACTGCTAACCATCCACCTTCACCTGTTGAAGAGATTGGCGTCGAGTGCTCGCCATTGACTTCAGGCTGTGGTAACAGTCCTCTTCATGGAACCATATCTAGTGCCACAAACAGTTACTTTTTTGATAGAATCACAGCAACATGGCCCGAGGAAAAACTTCTCTTAGCTACGAAATATCGTAGTCCTCGAGTGAGTACAGATGCTAGTATCGACTTCTCCAATGGCTTAACTCAAACAAAGTTCTGCTGGGGTTTGGTCATTGTAACTGCAAGCCACCGAGGGGAGATCAGGACTTTCCAAAATTTTGGCTTACCAATACGGATTTAA